The segment catgataaataaatgtatactgaatgaataaacatgttATGGATCCAAGGAAGATACACAggtaaaaaaagaattcatgcttttttttggttgttcaaaacttttatttttttttggaatatttatatttatgctttTGTCACTATCCAcaatgtggctttttaaaaaggccTGAGCCACTTTGCGGTTCTCACCCCAATATAATCATCATCCCCTCATTCTTAGAATTCCTTTTCCCTGTCACTTTGTCTTTGTGTGGCTTGTATAAAATGAGGACCCTGGAAAAGAACACTTCCTGTGAACTTGAGAGACTAGATGAGCAGTGCCCAGCTCAGCAGGACCAGGGAGGTAAAACTAGCTGGAGAGCAGATACGTTATGATCTGAACCAAGGTATATTGTGCGCATGTCTGAAGGGTCGTGCTGACTCACCAGCAGCATAAGGAATATGCAGGTTGACCAGGGTGAGGTAGGATGGTCCACAGGATTGTGTGGATTGTGGGAGGGGGCAGTATATAAAATTCGTGGATTAAACACCTACCTACTTCCTGAAAATGGCCTACGTTCTAGAAAACAAAGATCTAggtgtcttgattttttttttaatttacgaAGATTCAAGACACTAATATGTTCATTCTTACAGTTTACAATGAAAGCAGATGGCTATGGTGATGCAGAGAAGACAGCTGAACTGCACCAGTATATTAAGacttttaaatgaaattctgAGTTACCTGACCttataaaaatacacattaatATACTAAATACTGCACAAAGATCTAGGATGggggaatatttaaaaatacatttctcttggATCAGCACCAAAAATATCATTAGTTTTCTGTACAACTTGTGACAAGTTTTTCAGTATAGGTAAGTTAAAATGATTtgataaaaaccacaaacaccaCGGAACTCATTAAAGATATATCCAATcaactttcaaatacattttgacATCAAGGTCAGGCAATTCACTTGGAAGGATATTATCGTGAGTACCACTGAATTACTGTCATAAGATTTTTGATGTCAACTTTGTATGATGGGGACATTTCACATCTCACACAAAGGAGGCACTGGGACTTAGaaacttaagaaaattattaGAACCATTAAGACTGAGGTGAAGAATTTGTGCAGCCTTCCACAATTTCAAAGAGGTAGTGATAGATGCTTGTCCTCCTGGCGATGTCAAATGCAGTTTCCTCCAGGTTGTTCTTCAGACCTGCTTTGATGTAGCGGTTCATCAGGAGGAGTTCAAGGGTATCTTTGCTGTCTCTGTTCCCAGCAGCAAGATGTAAGGGGGTCAAGAGGCCTTTTGTTTGGGCGTTGATATCTGCATCATGCTGCAGTAAGAAAGAAGCCACTCTGGTGTTATTCCACTTACAGGCACTGTGCAGGGGTGTCCAGCCATCCACAGTCACCGCATGAACATCTGCCCTGTGTGCAATCAGCTCCCGGACCACGTCTAAGTGTCCGCTGTAGGCTGCTCGATGGAGCGGGGTGTACCCATCTTCATCTCGAGTGTTCACGTGGGTGGCCTTTTCTGAAAGCAGTCTTCGCACTGTGGTCAGCTGAGAAGAAAATAGATCTTTTACAAACCCAACTTGAAATGAAACaataagcaaagaaaattaaACCGTTTAGTGGTGTTAGATTcaattaagttaaataaaaacttctttgttgggcttcccagtggtgcagtggttgggagtccgtctaacgatgcaggggacacgggttcgtgccccggtctgggaagatcccacatgccgtggagcggctgggcccgtgagccatggctgctgagcctgcgcatccggagcctgtgccccgcaatgggggaggccacaacagtgagaggcccatgtaacgcaaaaaaaaacaaaacaaaaaaacccacttcttTGTTAGCAGAtgactgtaaaataaaaaataagattttttttggggggggactGATTTAACAATGAACAAGTCAGTGTTAACCATAAACTGTTGATCCTAAGAATATGATTCTCTGAATACCAAACCATACATTTATTCCTGGTCCAATGAAGGCTTATTGTATAAAAGTTATAGTCCTAGATGAATAATACAGGCTAGAATTGtattaatatttgatatttcATCTGCGAAGAAAACATAGTAATGGAACAGACTGATCTTTCTGTAGTAGGATTACCACACCAATATACACActgtataaaactttaaaaaatacctactgtatagcacagggaactctactcaatattctgtgataacctaaatgagaaaagaatctaaaaaagaatgaatatacgtatatgtataactgaatcactttgctgtacatctgaaaccaacacaacgttgtaaatcaactacattccaattttttaaaaaaacttcttttaACAGTAGAATACAGTGGTAACAAGGAAGTCGAGATTAAGGAGCGCAATTCCTTCTAACTAAAACAACCTCAGATACATGTTTTCAGGAAGTGATTTTCAGTTTGGTCTGCGGACCTCTGGTGGGATGCAGTCTGCTCTTGACGTAAAAAGTTATCCAAAAATGTAAGACCATTTAAGTTATTAGTTTATTAACACAGACATGGAGGAACTTAGTAAAATAAGATGCAAATGGCAAAGTGGGAAGAACAGACTTTGGCTGTTAAGCAGGGTCATCCTACTTGGAcgatcttgggcaaattaatgTTCCTGAATCTCAACTTCTTACTCTGTAAAAGGGAAGAATATGACATATCTTATAGGGATACATGAGGATTAAATCAATAATGTAGCAAGGCACATGGTATAGttggcatttaataaatgttaattcccATCCTCTTTACTAAATGATACTTGTCTTTAGGATGATCCTAATGACTTAATATAAATGATTTAAAGATATAGATGATTGCTTGCTCTCTTTATAGTTAATTATTCTTAAAGCTCCCCAAAATACCCATATGACACTTCGTAGCTTACTATGTGTTTCCATGTACATTGCCTCTGTATAAAACCCTGTTATGAAAGAAGCAGGTATTATGATGGccatttttacagataagaaaatagaGGTTCAGAAACAGTAGGATTTGCCCAAAGTTACAGACCAAAGCAAGATTCAGGACAGGTCTTCTGGCTTCCAATCTAATACTTTTCCTACTAAATTAAGGTTTCCTCtttaactgttctttttttttttttacccgaTTTTTTTCAGCAGCCCAAAGAAGCAATTTGcttggatttttttccatttttttttcttgcaattgATACCactcttcagttttttcatcttgcTCTTCATCTTCATCAGAATTCCCTACCCAGAGACTCTGGGTGCCAGTGGGAATAAGGTGTCCATGTGTTTCTAATAACTCAAGTTGGTTAAAGTGTTCAGAAAAGTCCAAGGAGTTCTCTGGGTCTGGTTTTCCATCatcatttactttctctttttccatttttactacTATTCTAAATACAAAGCATTTCAAACGCCAGAGTATAAATAATCTTTCCAGAGATGAATTAtgtctgctttattttattcatcaagatctgaaacacaaacacaaaaattagGAGCAAAATGGTTAGAGGCTTTATCAGTAGCATAGATGTCTTgcaaatacacacaaataaaccCTGTCTAAACTTTTTTGGTGTTTATTAATACCCTTCACATTCATTAAATATTGGAACTGATAGATTTCagttacctttatttttaatattgttttttctACTAAGTCAGTGGTTATAACTATTTTGAATCTATTGGTTCACATACTATATTGCATTATGCTAACAGTGATTAATGCTTGAAGCTTTTAAATTATAACTAATAAAGATAAGCACATTCATGATTTTTATAGACTAGACACACAGAAGCTATAAAGCAGGAGCAAAAATTTttagttccttaaaaactacttCCAAGAATCAGAGATTCTTAGAGATGGAATAGCCCCCAAAGGACATGTGTCCCAATCTCTCATCAATGCAGATATTTTTATCATGACATCTGTAATAATCAACCTATTTCTACTTTAACAGTTTCAGGCTTAGGAAAATTCATTGCTTTAAAAAGTAGTCCTATTCATTGACGGACAACTATAGTTCTTAGTTGGCTTCTTGTTTTGAAACAGAACTTTGGCTGTCATTtactccttcattcaacaaagatgAATAGAATGCCTGGTATGCACCAGTCTCTGGGTACCGGGATTCAATAATGAACAAGATCCACGTCTTAACCTTAAGAAGCTTCCTGTCTCATCAGGGAGATTAGCAAAGACAGTGCTTAAGTACTAATGATAAGACCATATCTAGATATGATGAATATACAGGAAAGTCATAATTAACCCAGTCCTCAGGGAGTagagaaggcttcctgaaggaaaTGATATTTATTCTGCTAGGCTGCCATAACAATTTATAAACCGATATCAGCTTAAAGAGTTATGCAGCATATTAAACTTTAAccaattaaacaaaatgagaataatagatatttaaaaaatatttctcagctTCCCAACTATATTTGTTGAAACCTTACCAGTCTTTCATGACTCTTCTCAGATGTTGCCTCCTTCATTAAGTCTTTCTTGAGCCTCCAAATTAGATCTCTCTCTAGTTTCTACTTTTTTGTGTGCTACATACTGTTTTATTTCACCACtaattttgttcttgttttagtCTCTTAAAAGATTGTAAGCTTAAGGATAGGGACT is part of the Kogia breviceps isolate mKogBre1 chromosome 7, mKogBre1 haplotype 1, whole genome shotgun sequence genome and harbors:
- the ANKRD49 gene encoding ankyrin repeat domain-containing protein 49, whose protein sequence is MEKEKVNDDGKPDPENSLDFSEHFNQLELLETHGHLIPTGTQSLWVGNSDEDEEQDEKTEEWYQLQEKKMEKNPSKLLLWAAEKNRLTTVRRLLSEKATHVNTRDEDGYTPLHRAAYSGHLDVVRELIAHRADVHAVTVDGWTPLHSACKWNNTRVASFLLQHDADINAQTKGLLTPLHLAAGNRDSKDTLELLLMNRYIKAGLKNNLEETAFDIARRTSIYHYLFEIVEGCTNSSPQS